The Vibrio toranzoniae sequence TTTTTCACCATACGTTCTAGTGTAAGTTGCATGTTAGGCAGATCTCTTAATCTGCGGCTCGCTGAAGATTTTTTGAAACTACGTTGCTGTATTGAATTATCGATTGAAGTACGAATAATGCTATCCAATTCAGGATGTTCACATGTAAACAGGTCAGTAATATCGTAATAATTTACCGTTGCTATTGTCTGTTTTTTTACATGGCGATATTTTTCACAATCAAGGTCCGTCAGTTTTTTATCTAATGAACTACCACCTCTAATGAATAAACAACCTCCTGTTAACAAAGCGAACATAGCGTCATTTTGAAAAAGGCCAATACCTCCAAACATAGAACGTTTTTGATGTTCGCCAAATTGATTCACGTAATTAATAAATGCTGTCTCTGTCATTTCTGTTGATCCTTAATCAAATAACCCCGATTAGGTTGATCACCAGACAAGCAGCTTTTTATGCGAAAAATTTAAATCTATCTATTATAGTTAGGTGAATATTATAGTTGCGTTTTCCACCTTTAAATAAATGATACTTTGAAAAGAAAAATAAGTCTGGACCTAGTTCACATCAATCCATTATGCATTCGCTTTAATCATGATTGACATCACAATAATTTATCAAGCTAAGCTTGAATCTTGACGTTCGGTGATACATCGGTTCAAGTTTCTGGAGTTTATATGATCCAATCAGTATTGCCTCGCAGCATCGCGGCTTGTAAAATGGTATGACATACATATGGTTACTTCTTATATGAATCATTTATCGTTTTTCTGGCTACCACAAAATAAGGCTCTTCTCTTAAAGGGTCTGGAATCAGAGTTTGCTCAACTTGTTGGACATTCTATCTCAGCGGGAAAAATAACACTTCCTCCTATCCCTAACGTTGTACTGAAGATTCAAAAGCTGTGTACCCTTGAATCAACGGGGATTAGCGAAGTTGCCGAGTGCTTACTTGAAGATCCAGGCCTCACTGCTATCGTGATTCGTGTTGCTAACTCAGTCGTCTTTAACCGACGCAACATTACTTGCGTCGATATCATGACGGCGGTATCGCGTCTTGGCATATTAAGAGTACGAGACATCGTTACTGCACAGGCTATTGAACAACTCAAGCATTCCGTGGATCTAAGTAAAGAGTGTAATCAGTTGTTGGTTCAGAGTGCTTCTGTATCCAAAGAGCTAGGCGCCACTATGGTACTGGTGACTAACGGATTCAAAGCGCTTTCGCCTGTTGAATATGGCTACCTTGAGCACGAGAAATCATTGCTTGTTGGGTTACTGGCCGACATCGGCTTGTTCTGCTTGGTTAATG is a genomic window containing:
- a CDS encoding HDOD domain-containing protein yields the protein MNHLSFFWLPQNKALLLKGLESEFAQLVGHSISAGKITLPPIPNVVLKIQKLCTLESTGISEVAECLLEDPGLTAIVIRVANSVVFNRRNITCVDIMTAVSRLGILRVRDIVTAQAIEQLKHSVDLSKECNQLLVQSASVSKELGATMVLVTNGFKALSPVEYGYLEHEKSLLVGLLADIGLFCLVNEYHLYLENGNYLDHDIALQIFQGQCSATSKLVLNRWGFDSDFIDVCSNTINQQEAREVSYLDIARIASHLLMFRNKDENIDDHEVELNVTGAEVLYQLSNLSKHDFNAKLNGVINTSGF
- a CDS encoding TfoX/Sxy family DNA transformation protein, with amino-acid sequence MTETAFINYVNQFGEHQKRSMFGGIGLFQNDAMFALLTGGCLFIRGGSSLDKKLTDLDCEKYRHVKKQTIATVNYYDITDLFTCEHPELDSIIRTSIDNSIQQRSFKKSSASRRLRDLPNMQLTLERMVKKAGVDDVSMFMQLGAPEVFNKVRKAYGNDVDLKLLWKFAGAIDGIHWKLLQEPRKQQLLKSCH